A region from the Hypericibacter adhaerens genome encodes:
- the trpB gene encoding tryptophan synthase subunit beta: MSLNTYRAGPDEHGHFGIYGGRFVAETLMPLILALEKAYEAAKRDPSFAAELAYYLEHYVGRPSPLYFAERLTRHFGGAKVYFKRDELNHTGAHKINNCMGQILLAKRMGKTRIIAETGAGQHGVATATVAALFNLPCTVYMGETDIVRQKPNVFRMRLLGAEVKPVKSGTATLKDAMNDALRDWVANVENTFYIIGTVAGPHPYPAMVRDFQSIIGKEVREQMQKAEGRLPDTLVACIGGGSNAMGLFHPFLDDPSVKMVGVEAAGLGIETGKHAASLNGGEPGVLHGNRTYLLQTEDGQIIDAHSISAGLDYPGIGPEHAWLHDAGRVDYVSATDQEALDAFQLCSRTEGIIPALEPSHALAHVARIAPTLPKDHLLVMNMCGRGDKDIFTVADALGVKL, translated from the coding sequence TTGAGCCTCAACACCTACCGCGCCGGCCCCGACGAGCATGGCCATTTCGGCATCTATGGCGGCCGCTTCGTCGCCGAGACCTTGATGCCGCTCATCCTGGCGCTGGAGAAGGCCTATGAGGCGGCCAAGCGCGACCCGAGCTTCGCGGCCGAGCTCGCCTATTATCTCGAGCATTATGTCGGCCGCCCGAGCCCGCTCTACTTCGCCGAGCGGCTAACGCGCCATTTCGGCGGCGCCAAGGTCTACTTCAAGCGCGACGAGCTCAACCACACGGGCGCCCACAAGATCAACAACTGCATGGGCCAGATCCTGCTGGCCAAGCGCATGGGCAAGACCCGCATCATCGCCGAGACGGGGGCCGGCCAGCATGGCGTGGCGACGGCGACGGTGGCGGCCCTCTTCAACCTGCCCTGCACCGTCTATATGGGCGAGACCGACATCGTGCGGCAGAAGCCCAACGTGTTCCGCATGCGCCTGCTCGGCGCCGAGGTGAAGCCGGTCAAGAGCGGCACCGCGACCTTGAAGGACGCGATGAACGACGCGCTGCGCGACTGGGTCGCCAATGTCGAGAACACCTTCTACATCATCGGCACGGTGGCGGGCCCGCATCCCTATCCGGCCATGGTGCGCGACTTCCAGTCGATCATCGGCAAGGAGGTGCGCGAGCAGATGCAGAAGGCCGAAGGCCGGCTCCCCGACACGCTCGTGGCCTGCATCGGCGGCGGCTCCAACGCGATGGGCCTGTTCCATCCCTTCCTCGACGATCCGAGCGTGAAGATGGTCGGCGTCGAGGCGGCGGGTCTCGGCATCGAGACCGGCAAGCATGCGGCCTCGCTCAATGGCGGCGAGCCCGGCGTGCTCCATGGCAACCGCACCTATCTGCTGCAGACCGAGGACGGGCAGATCATCGACGCCCATTCGATCTCGGCCGGGCTCGATTATCCGGGCATCGGTCCGGAACATGCCTGGCTCCACGATGCCGGCCGCGTGGACTATGTGTCCGCGACCGACCAGGAGGCGCTCGATGCCTTCCAGCTCTGCTCGCGCACCGAGGGCATCATCCCGGCGCTCGAGCCCAGCCATGCGCTGGCCCATGTGGCGCGCATCGCGCCCACGCTGCCCAAGGACCATCTGCTGGTGATGAACATGTGCGGGCGCGGCGACAAGGACATCTTCACCGTCGCCGATGCGCTGGGGGTGAAGCTGTGA
- a CDS encoding phosphoribosylanthranilate isomerase has protein sequence MAIEVKICGINSPAALSAAVEGGAALVGFNFYRKSPRFVTPEAAAALARTVPASIKRVAVIVDLDNEAIAALLAAVPLDMLQLHGKEDPTRAAAIRARFRKPVMKAISIAQASDLEAADKFLPVVDRLMFDAKPPPSMKDALPGGNAISFDWTLLAGRDWPKPWMLAGGLNPENLAEAVRISGARRVDAASGVEDRPGVKSPEKIRALLALAKTL, from the coding sequence ATGGCGATCGAGGTCAAGATTTGCGGCATCAACAGCCCGGCAGCGCTCTCGGCGGCGGTCGAAGGCGGGGCGGCGCTGGTGGGCTTCAATTTCTATCGCAAGAGCCCGCGCTTCGTGACACCCGAAGCGGCGGCGGCGCTGGCGCGAACCGTGCCTGCTTCGATCAAGCGCGTCGCCGTCATCGTCGATCTCGACAACGAGGCGATTGCGGCGCTGCTGGCGGCCGTGCCGCTCGACATGCTGCAGCTCCATGGCAAGGAAGACCCCACGCGCGCGGCCGCGATCCGCGCCCGCTTCCGCAAGCCGGTGATGAAGGCGATTTCGATCGCGCAGGCCAGCGATCTCGAGGCCGCGGACAAGTTCCTGCCGGTCGTGGACCGGCTGATGTTCGACGCCAAGCCGCCGCCTTCGATGAAGGACGCGCTGCCCGGCGGCAACGCGATCTCGTTCGACTGGACGCTCCTCGCCGGCCGCGACTGGCCCAAGCCCTGGATGCTGGCCGGCGGCCTCAACCCCGAGAACCTCGCTGAGGCCGTCCGCATCTCCGGCGCGCGGCGCGTCGACGCCGCCTCCGGCGTCGAGGACCGCCCCGGCGTGAAGAGCCCGGAAAAGATCAGGGCGCTGCTGGCGCTCGCGAAGACGCTCTAA